The Mycobacterium riyadhense sequence CGTTCTGGCGGGCGGTGCAGACCCGCGTGTGGCGCGGCAGGCCCGATCCGGTCCGCGATGCGCGTGCCACCTACCACGCCGGGGCCATCGCCCACGTCGTCACCATGCTGCGTGCCCAGGAGAAGGGCTGGCAAGCGTGGTTCGCGGAAGAAGACGTCAAACCGATTGAGATCTCCTATCCGGTGTTGTGGCGCAACCTGACTCAGGTAGTGGCCAACATCCTTGAGGAGTTGGGCCTCGACCCGCGACTGGCGCCCGAACCGGTGCTGCAGCGGCAGGCCGATCAGCGCTCCGACGAGTGGGTGGACCGCTACCGGGCGGATGCGGCGAAAGAGGGGTTACCGACATGACCGCCGGCGACGATGGAGTGGGGGCACGCCCCCACAAGTGGGGGCACCTCCCGCTTGCGGGGGACGAAGCGATGAGGAGGAGCGGCGCATATGACCGCGCCGGCGACGATGCAGAGCGAAGCGATGAGGAGGAGCGGCGCATATGACCGCGCCGGCGACGATGCAGAGCGAAGCGATGAGGAGGAGCGGCGCATATGACCGCGCCGGCGACGATGCAGAGCGAAGCGATGAGGAGGAGCGGCGCATATGACCGCGCCGGCGACGATGCAGAGCGAAGCGATGAGGAGGAGCGGCGCATATGACCCAGACTGACGCTCGGCGCGTCGACGAACTGCGGCTGCTGGAAGCCGAAGCGGTGCACATCATCCGCGAGGTTGTCGCCGAGCTGGAGCGCCCGGTGCTGCTATTTTCCGCCGGCAAGGACTCGATCGTGCTACTTCGGTTGGCGGAGAAGGCCTTTCGGCCGTCACCGCTGCCGTTTCCGGTGATGCACGTCGACACCGGCCACAACTTTGGTGAGGTGATCGCGTTCCGGGACCGCAGGGTCACCGGCCATGGACACAAGCTGATCGTCGCGTCGGTTCAGGAATCCATCGACAAGGGCCGAGTCCCCGATCCGGGCCCCGGGGCCTCACGCAACCGCGCACAGACCCGCACGTTGCTCGACGCGCTGGAGGAAGGCGGCTTCGACGCCGCGTTCGGGGGCGCGCGCCGCGACGAGGAGCGCGCTCGCGCCAAGGAACGGATCTTGAGCTTCCGCGACGAGTTCGGCCAGTGGGACCCCCGTGCGCAGCGCCCCGAACCGTGGTCGCTCTACAACGGCCGGATCAAGAAGGGCGAGCAGGTGCGGGTGTTCCCGTTGAGCAACTGGACCGAGCTCGATGTGTGGCGCTACATCGAACTGGAAGACCTTGAGCTGCCGTCGATCTACTTCGCTCACGAGCGTGAGGTATTCGAACGCGACGGCATCCTACTAGCGGTTTCGGAATACGCCGAGCCGCGTAACGGCGAATCGTCCGCCGTGGAGTGGGTGCGGTACCGAACCGTCGGCGATCTGACCATCACCGGGGCGGTGCGCTCCACGGCCACCGACATCACCCGAGTTATCACCGAGATCTCGGCAGCGACGGTGTCCGAGCGAGGCGAAACCCGCGCCGACGACCGCACATCGGCCGCCGCCATGGAAGACCGCAAGCGAGAAGGCTATTTCTGATGACTCTGCACAAGCCTGTCACGCGCCAGCTGCTGCGCATTGCCACCGCTGGTTCGGTGGACGACGGCAAGAGCACCTTGATAGGACGGCTGCTGCACGACACCGACAGCCTGCCGCTGGACCACCTCGAAGCCGTCACCGACGAAGACGGCATCGCCGACCTCGCGGCGCTGTCGGATGGCTTGCGCGCCGAACGCGAACAGGGCATCACCATCGATATCGCGTACCGATTTTTCTCCACCGAATCCCGCAGCTATATCCTTGCCGACACCCCGGGCCACGAACGCTACACCCGAAACATGTTCACCGGTGCCTCCAACGCACACGTGGCGATCCTACTGGTCGACGCGCGCGCCGGGGTGTTGCGGCAGACTCGCAGGCACGCGCGGATCGCAAAGCTGTTGGGCGTCAAGCACTTTGTCGCAACGGTGAACAAGATCGACCTCATCGACTTCGATCATGCTGGGTTCGTTCGGGTGGCAGAGCAGCTGCAACAGCTGGCGGCACGCCTGGGCGGCGTTGACATCACGGTGATCCCGATCGCGGCCAAACACGGGGACAACGTCGTGCACCGCTCCGAGCGCACCCCGTGGTACAGCGGCCCGACCCTGCTCGAGTACCTGGAGAGCATCGAGCTGGCCGCGCCGCAGGCCGAGGCGTCGCGGCTGCGGCTGCCCGTGCAGTGGGTGTCGCGCCCGACGGCAAACGTGCGCCGTCGCTATACCGGACGACTGGCGGCCGGAACGCTGCGCGTCGGTGATCCAGTGGTGTCACTGCCCGCCGGCACCCGGTCGACCGTGGCCGCGCTGGACACCCTCGACGACGACCGCACGACGGCCGTTGCACCGCTTTCGGTGTCCATCGAGCTGGCCGACGATATCGATGTGGGTCGCGGCGACGTGCTGGTCAGCGGGGCTGACGACGCGACCATGCCGATGCTGGCCCGCGAGCTCGACGCGACGGTGTGCTGGTTCTCCGACACCCCGCTGCGGGCTGGCGACCGGCTGGCACTCAAACAAACGACCAAGACCGTGCGGACCACCGTGCAAGAGCTGCACACGCGGCTCGACCCGGAGACGCTCGACGAGCTTGACAGCCCAGTCGAATTGGCGCTCAATGACATTGGCACTGTGACACTGCGGACCAGCTCGGTCGTCGTCGCCGACAACTACGCCGACAACCGCGACAGCGGCGCATTCATCCTGATCGATGAAACCAGCAACGACACCGTCGGCGCCGGCACCATCCTCGAAGCGCGCGAAGTCAAGCCGGGCACGCATCCGCGGACCGACATCCGCTGGCATCCGTCGGCGCTGCACCGGAAGTATCGCTGGCAGGCCACCGGACAACCAGGCGCGACAATCTGGTTCACCGGCCTGCCCGCGTCCGGCAAGTCCACGATCGCCGTCGCCGTGGAACGTGCCCTGGTGGAATCGGGGCGGGTGGCCTACCTGCTCGACGGTGACAACCTGCGTCACGGCTTATCCGACGACCTGGGCTTCTCCCCCGGTGACCGCACCGAAAACATCAGACGGGTCGGGCATTTGACCCGGCTGCTCGGTGATGCCGGCGTGGTCGCACTGGCGTCCCTGGTGTCACCGCTGAAGTCGGACCGCGAGATCGCGCGGGCCCTCAACGACGCCGCCAAGCTGCCCTTCATCGAGGTATATGTCTCCACTTCGGTGCAAGAATGCGAAAGGCGCGACCCTAAAGGCCTGTACGCGCGGGCGCGCCGTGGCAGTCTCAAGGGCCTTACCGGTGTGGATGCCCCCTACGAGCCGCCCGAGAACCCGGACCTGGTGCTCGATACCACCAATGCCGACATCGACGACCTGGCCGCGCAGGTCATCGCGCTGCTCAACGAGCGCAGCCCCCGGCCGACCTAGAGCGCGCGTACATCTCGGCCAGGAACTGCTCGACGGCTACTGCCGCGTGCGCTGCGCGCGCCGAACCGAAGATATCGAAACCGTGTTGTGCACAAGGCAACTCGGCATAGACGACTGGCTGTCGGCTTACTTCACGCAGTCGCGCGGTAAAGCAGCGGGCCTGTTCGACCGGGATCAACGAGTCGTTGCGGCCGTGCAGCACGAAAAACGGTGGTGCTTCTTGGGAAACGTGGGTGATCGGTGAGGCGATGCGGAACGGCTCGGCGATTTCCGTCCGGCTCAGCTTGAACACCCGCTTCGCCACCACCGGCACCAGCAGTGGGTGCATCGACTCGTCGTTTCGGGTGAAGTCGTAGACACCGTAGAAAGGGACGGCCGCTTGCACTCGCGTGTCGGCGTCCTCGAAGGCCGGCTGGAATCGCGGATCGTTGGGGGTAAGTGCGGCAAGGGAAGACAGATGCCCGCCGGCCGAGCCCCCAGTGATCGCGATCCAGTCGGGGTCACCGCCATACTCGGCGATGTGTTCCTTAGTCCAGGCGATCGCCCGCTTGACGTCGACGATGTGGTCGGGCCAGGTGGAGCGCGGGCTGAGCCGATAGTTGATCGCCACACAGACCCAGCCCAGCTCGGCCAGATGACTCATCAGTGGATGCGCCTGACCCCGCTTGTTTCCGACCATCCAGGCCCCGCCGGGAACCTGCAGCAGCACCGGAGCCCGCCCGCCGCGGGCGAGATCGGGCCGTCGCCAAATGTCGAGATGGTTCCTGGAGCCACACTCTCCGTAGCTGATGTCACCGTCGTGCGTGTACTCGCGGTAGATCCGCAACATGCGTGCCACCCCGGGCTTTTTCGCGGTGGCGCCCCCGGGCGCGGGCCGCGTCCACAGGTCGCCCGACTCGGTGCGCCGGTCGGCGCCCAGTCCCGCGTCCAGCGCGGCCGTCAGTGGTTCGTCAGCGCGGCGACCAAGGTGACGCAGGCCTAGCAGCCCCGCCCACGACAGCGCCGAAACCAGCCAAGCGAATCGCAGCACCCGTGGCGGCAGCCGGCGAGACAGCGCGGCCAGCGCCGCGCACTGCGCGGCGAGCGTCTGCATGGGCAGCTCGGAGGCAACCAGACCGTAAGCGAATGCGTACAGCGACCCGTAACCGTGCTTCGTCAGCGGTCGATAGCCATTGGCGGTGAACGCAAATCCAGTTATGGATACCAGGAGGGCCGCTATCCGCTTCATGGTTAACCAATCTAACTGTTTGGCTCCTTGGCCGGTTCCTCGACCAGGTGATACGTGGGATTGACCATCGACATGGGCCGGTTGCCGCTCTGCCGAGCCTTGCCGGTGACGCGCAACAGCTGACCTTGGGTGTCAGGGCCGCCGCGTCCGGGATGAAACGCGATGCGGATGTCCCCGCTGTCGTCGCCGACCACGATCCATCGGAAGGTACGCCGGCGCTTGGTGATGTCCTCGACCTGGCTGACC is a genomic window containing:
- the cysD gene encoding sulfate adenylyltransferase subunit CysD, with translation MTQTDARRVDELRLLEAEAVHIIREVVAELERPVLLFSAGKDSIVLLRLAEKAFRPSPLPFPVMHVDTGHNFGEVIAFRDRRVTGHGHKLIVASVQESIDKGRVPDPGPGASRNRAQTRTLLDALEEGGFDAAFGGARRDEERARAKERILSFRDEFGQWDPRAQRPEPWSLYNGRIKKGEQVRVFPLSNWTELDVWRYIELEDLELPSIYFAHEREVFERDGILLAVSEYAEPRNGESSAVEWVRYRTVGDLTITGAVRSTATDITRVITEISAATVSERGETRADDRTSAAAMEDRKREGYF
- a CDS encoding alpha/beta hydrolase — its product is MKRIAALLVSITGFAFTANGYRPLTKHGYGSLYAFAYGLVASELPMQTLAAQCAALAALSRRLPPRVLRFAWLVSALSWAGLLGLRHLGRRADEPLTAALDAGLGADRRTESGDLWTRPAPGGATAKKPGVARMLRIYREYTHDGDISYGECGSRNHLDIWRRPDLARGGRAPVLLQVPGGAWMVGNKRGQAHPLMSHLAELGWVCVAINYRLSPRSTWPDHIVDVKRAIAWTKEHIAEYGGDPDWIAITGGSAGGHLSSLAALTPNDPRFQPAFEDADTRVQAAVPFYGVYDFTRNDESMHPLLVPVVAKRVFKLSRTEIAEPFRIASPITHVSQEAPPFFVLHGRNDSLIPVEQARCFTARLREVSRQPVVYAELPCAQHGFDIFGSARAAHAAVAVEQFLAEMYARSRSAGGCAR
- the cysC gene encoding adenylyl-sulfate kinase encodes the protein MTLHKPVTRQLLRIATAGSVDDGKSTLIGRLLHDTDSLPLDHLEAVTDEDGIADLAALSDGLRAEREQGITIDIAYRFFSTESRSYILADTPGHERYTRNMFTGASNAHVAILLVDARAGVLRQTRRHARIAKLLGVKHFVATVNKIDLIDFDHAGFVRVAEQLQQLAARLGGVDITVIPIAAKHGDNVVHRSERTPWYSGPTLLEYLESIELAAPQAEASRLRLPVQWVSRPTANVRRRYTGRLAAGTLRVGDPVVSLPAGTRSTVAALDTLDDDRTTAVAPLSVSIELADDIDVGRGDVLVSGADDATMPMLARELDATVCWFSDTPLRAGDRLALKQTTKTVRTTVQELHTRLDPETLDELDSPVELALNDIGTVTLRTSSVVVADNYADNRDSGAFILIDETSNDTVGAGTILEAREVKPGTHPRTDIRWHPSALHRKYRWQATGQPGATIWFTGLPASGKSTIAVAVERALVESGRVAYLLDGDNLRHGLSDDLGFSPGDRTENIRRVGHLTRLLGDAGVVALASLVSPLKSDREIARALNDAAKLPFIEVYVSTSVQECERRDPKGLYARARRGSLKGLTGVDAPYEPPENPDLVLDTTNADIDDLAAQVIALLNERSPRPT